The window AACAAAAACTGACAGTAGTATTGAAAGCTTCTTCATGGCGTTCACCAAAAATGTCTAACGTATAAAGCAGTTATAAATCTTATTGAACCCCCATTAGGTAACAATGTGTAGCGAGGCACTCGAATTTATATTGGTAGATGTTGAGAAACCCAACACCAAAAGACAGCACTGGGGAGTTATGTACACTCATGATATTCTGACATCATGATAACATTAAATGCGTAAATGCCTTAAAGGATAACGTCATTTTTGGCTTAGGTGGTGTGAATGGACATAGAGAAAAAGATTGAGTTGATAACAAGAAAGCCAACTGAGGAGGTATTGACCGTAGAAAATTTGAGACAACTCTTGGAAATGGGAGTTCCTCTTCAGCATTATATAGGATTTGAAATAAGCGGTTACATTCATCTCGGTACTGGATTGATGGCGGGTGCAAAGATTGCTGACTTCCAAAAAGCAGGCATAAAAACAAGGATATTCCTAGCAGACTGGCACAGCTGGATTAATGACAAGCTCGGCGGAGACCTTGAGACAATTCAAAAAGTAGCTTTAACTTACTTTAAAGAAGGAATGAAGCAGAGCATCAAAGTTATGGGCGGAGATCCAGATAAGGTAGAGTTCGTCTTAGCGAGTGAGATCCTTGAAAAAGGTGACTACTGGCAGACCGTCATTGATATTTCAAAGAACGTTACTTTAAGCAGAGTTATGCGTTCCATCACAATCATGGGCAGGCAGATGGGGGAGGCAATAGACTTTGCAAAGCTGATCTACCCGATGATGCAGGTTGCTGACATATTCTACCAAGGAGTCAACATTGCACACGCTGGAATGGATCAAAGAAAGGCTCATGTCATCGCAATAGAAGTCGCTGAAAAGCTGAAGTACCATCCGCTTGTCTGGGAAGGCAAGAAATACAAGCCGGTTGCAGTTCACCACCACCTCCTACTTGGTCTGCAAGAACCACCAAAGTGGCCAATTGAGAGCGAAGAGGAGTTCAAAGAAATAAAAGCACAGATGAAGATGAGCAAGTCAAAGCCATACTCCGCTGTTTTCATACACGACAGCCCCGAAGAGATTAGGCAGAAGCTTAGGAAGGCATTCTGTCCTGCAAGAGAAGTCAGATACAATCCAGTTCTAGATTGGGCAGAGCACATAATCTTTAGGGAGGAGCCAACCGAATTTACCATTCACAGACCAGCTAAGTTCGGTGGTGATGTAACGTACACAACGTTTGAAGAGCTCAAGAAGGACTTTGCTGAAGGAAAGCTGCACCCACTTGACCTGAAGAATGCGGTTGCCGAATACTTGATAGAGCTCCTCAAGCCAGTCAGAGAGTACTTTGAAAAGCACCCAGAACCTTTAGAGCTGATGAAAGAAGTTAAGATTACGAGATGAGTTTTTATTTCCGTTTTAATTTCCCTTTTCTGGTTTAATTGAGCTTAACTAAGTATCCAGAATTGCAGACAGTTTGATTTATTACCAAGAGATTATTTTTGAGAAGTTTGCTCAGAAGAGTTTGTTGTGGTGCGGGGGCGGGGATTTGAACCCCGGAACCCCTACGGGACGGGACCCTCAATCCCGCGCCTTTGACCAGGCTCGGCAACCCCCGCTCAAGCCAAAATATTTCGATCAAAATCAACTTATAAAGTTTTCTGTTTGGTACTACCGAAAAATTTATAAAATGCTTGACTCCCAATGATTTTGGACGCGGGCCGGTAGCTTAGCCTGGTTAGAGCGGCGGACTCTTAATCCGCAGGTCGGGGGTTCAAATCCCCCCCGGCCCGCCAACAAGCTGCACTTCTTCTGGAGTGCTTTTCTGAGACAAGAAAATGAGTTTTGAAAAATTAGGACTCTCAGAAAATACACTGGGAGCAGACAGAAGAAAAGGGTTCTCGGAACCTACAGACATTCAGAGGGAAGTTATCCCTCTGTTCTTAAGAGGAGACGCAGACATAGTTGGACAATCACAGACAGGAACTGGAAAAACTGCATCATTCGCATTACCGCTTGTAGATGTTATCAACGAGTATGAAAGGGAAGTCCAAGCAATAATTTTAACGCCAACCAGAGAGCTTGCTCTTCAAGTAACTGACGAGATAAAGTCGCTTAGAGGCAAGAAAAGGATAAGAGTTCTTTCAGTATATGGAGGACAACCAATAGGCCCCCAGATAAGATCCCTTAGAAAAGGAGCCCACATAGTGGTTGGAACTCCTGGAAGAGTTCTCGATCACATCAGAAGAGGCACATTGAGGCTTGACGGAATTCAATACTTCATCCTAGATGAAGCTGACAGAATGCTCGATATGGGCTTCATAGATGATATAAGAGCAATATTCAGAGAGACACCAAGAAATAAGCGTGTCCTTATGTTTTCAGCAACGATGCCCCGTGAAGTTTTGAGGCTAGCAAAACGATACATGAAGGAATATGAGCTGATAAGAACAAGCAGCGACGAGCCAGTTCCAGAACTTGTGGAGCAAGAGTATATTGAAGTTGTACCAGCAAGGAAAATATCCGTGTTGAAAAGAATATTAAACAGTAAATTCTATGGAATAATCTTCTGCCAAACGAAGAGGGAGACTAGGATATTGGCAGAAAAGCTTGCACGTATGGGATATAGCGCTGAAGCTTTAAACGGAGATATGAGCCAAAGAAGCAGAGAAAGAACCTTGATGCGCTTCAAAAGACGAAAAATAAACATTCTAGTTGCCACAGATGTTGCTGCAAGAGGAATAGACGTTCAAGACATCACTCACATTGTAAACTATTCTTTGCCACAAAACGCTGAAATGTATATCCACAGGATTGGAAGAACGGGACGGGCAGGTAAGAGAGGGAAAGCAATAACATTCATCATGCCGGGAGAGTATAGGAGGTTAAGATACATTGAGAGCGTTGCAAAAGTTAGCATAAAGAAATCAAAGCTTCAAGAAAGCATAGACAAAGAAAAGAGAAGAGACTCAAGAAAGAGATACTGAGATTTATCTCGACTTGGCAATATCGAGAATTATTTTAAGGTTCTCCCCCTCTTCTCTTATCTCAATCCAAAACGCTGAATACTGCCCCAAGTCAGCTCTAACTTCCGGGTCTGAGACTATACTGTCGTAGAGATAATTGATCAGCTGTTCATGGAACAGAGGATTGTAATATTCAACAAACTTTTCAAATCTAAACGTCCAAACTTTTCCTTCTGAATATCCATTTGGCAGTGTGCCTTGGGAAAGTGACTGAAGTTTCTCATCAAGCCTCAAGTTTGAAAAGTTCTTCAATAATTTTGAAGACAAGCTCCCAGAAATTGCCTGTGCATCTGCATCAGTGAACTTGTAATCCTGCTTTAGGAACTCTATCCCAGAGACAACTCCCAAGTTCTTTACTTTAGCGCTGCCATTTACAAGAGTAATTTCATAAATTGTCGCATTTGAGATTGTTTTTCCGTTTTCCTTCCAGTACCGGTAATATGCTCCCAAATCCATGGCGGGAGGATGTTGGTCTAGGACAAAATACCACCCTTCAATTTTTATTACTGCCACTGCATGCCCAACATCGCTGTCCGTGAAGTTAATGCTGAAAATGTAAACGGGAGAGTAGTTCATACCCAAAAGCAGCCCAGCTGTTAAAATTGCGTAATCTGTGCAGACACCTTTTCCTTTCATTATTGTTTCATAGGGAGTTTGTATCGTGTTGTCTTTTCCTCTTACAATCTCAAAATCCCCATTGCTGTATATTTTAATTTCTGGAGCTGGGAGGGACGCTTTTTCCCAGTCATATTGGATATGCTCTTTTTCCCACTCTAGGATGTTCCAAGCACTTTGCTGTAAGCTGTCACCTTTAAGCTGCTCAGCTAAGGGCTTTATTTTAGCAAGCTCCTCTTTGCTTAAAGCACATGGGATTGCCCTTTCAAGGACGTATCTCCAGAGAGGGTCCGAGCAAGAAGGAGTGGTATTAGATTGGGGCAACACTATTGTTGTAGAAGCAGTTTGAGTAGATGAGGTAGTTGCTGAAGGCTTGGTGAAGGGATGACTTTCTGAAGTTGATCTTTCTGTTTGGGTGATTGTCTCGATTTGAACACATCCGCTTACAAATACGAGTGCTATTATAAGTGCTGAAAGCATGAATTTAAGCAACCTCATACAGTCTCACCTTAGAAGTGGTTATGTACGGGAGATTAAAAATGTGTTGCTATAGCAAACTTTGCTGAGAGCGGAGTTTAGTCAGAATGCCAGCATGAGTCCCGAGAACTTCAGTGAAAATGAGGGTGAGAGGAGCTTTGCTCCTTGGTAGATTTAAGAGAGTAAAGAAGGATGTGGGAAACGTAGTTTTTCAAACTTTGGGAAAGTTTGGCCAAAAGTGTTTTTGGTCCATTTAAAGAGTGCGAGAGTTTGTTTAAGGTCCCTAATATAACACTGATTCAACTAAAAACAGCATTTAAGCGGTTTTCTTTCATCTTACGTCCGTAGAACGCTTTTTTAGTGAAACACTGAAAATACGCTAATTTAGAGAGAAATCCACTCCAAGAAAAGCACTTAGAGAAGGATAGTGAAGGCAAAGTTTGTTGGCGGGCCCGGCGGGATTCGAACCCGCGACCTCCGGCTTAGAAGGCCGGCGCCCTATCCTGCTAGGCTACGGGCCCTCGGGAACTAATCATCAGAAAGGTATTTATAAAGATTGCGGTGGTTGAAAATGCACCGCTAGCTCTTTAAGTTTAAAAGAGCTATGGAAAGCAATGACCATGTGGAGGTATTCTCTGTCAAGGGAGAGGTTTTGAATCCTTGAAGGACACGGCATAATTGAGCGTACTTGATTTTGGTTGTTCCTGATTTGTTTTTTGATTTTGTTTACGCTTGTTCTTAGTATTGACTGAGATTGGTCTAATTTGTAATTTTTAAAATCATGTAGAATCGAAACTCTTATATATGCAACTTTTTTTTCATACCTATGGTGATAAAGATGACCAGAGTAGTCCTGACAACAGATGAGACGCTAACGAGTACATATCATAACGTACCTTTGTTGGACTTTCTCGGCTGTGCCCCCTACGACAAGCTCCCCAAGTGGGTGTTCTACCTCCTCGACTCGCAACTCCCGGACGAGAACGGTGTTTTAACTCAAGCACCCTACGGGCTGAGAAAGGTTGAGGCAGCCCTTCTGAGGGACGGCTTTAAGAGAAACGAAGTCGTTGTCGCTCACCCGCGCAAAATCGGGAAGTTTATCGGCGATGACACCACTATAGTGGCCCTTTACGAGATGGATCCCCTCGGCCTTGGCCCTGTCAGTATGATGTTCACCAACGGCGGCCAGTGGAAGAACTACACCAGCATCAAGTTCAGGGAGCTCGTCGAGAGGATAAACCGCGTGAGGGAGGGCAAGAACCTTAAGTTCAGGTTGGTTGTGGGCGGGCCTGGGGCATGGCAACTTGAGTTCAAGAGAGAGACTAAGGAAAAGCTTAAAATCGACCACGTGGTCATAGGCGAGGTCGATCACGTCGCTGGAGAACTCTTCAGGGACATTGAGAGCGGGAATACAGATGAGACGATATTTATAAAAGGCTGGCCTAGGGTTGAGGAAATCCCAACTATCGTGGCGCCCTCTTACAAGGGACTCGTCGAGGTAATGCGTGGTTGCGGTAGGGGGTGCCGCTTCTGCGAGCCCAACCTCAGGGTCGCCCGCTACATCCCACTTGAGAAGATCGAGGAGGAGATAAAGCTGAATGTTGAAGCTGGAATAGACCACGCCTGGCTCCACAGTGAGGACATCTTCCTATACAAGGTCGAGGATAAGAAAAACTTCTATCCAAACGCTGAAGCAGTAGTTGAGTTGTTCGAGATGGCCAGGAAGTACACACGTAACGTAAACCCGACCCACGGGGCTGTAGCTGGAGCCTTGGCCGTCCCTGGCATGATAGAGGAAATCTCCCACATAGTAGAAGCAGGCCCGAGTCACTGGGTCGGAATTCAGGTTGGCTTTGAGACAGCGGCTTCAGAGCTTATCGGGAAGTATATGAACAACAAGATGAAGCCCTTCTCTCCAGAGGAGTGGCCATGGGTTCTGCTGAACGGGACGTACGTCTTCAACAAAAACTACTGGTTCCCGGCTTACACAACGATCCTAGGTTTGCCTGGTGACACCGATGACTACGAGATTATGACTGCTCAGCTCATAGTGACGATGGAGAAGGAGCTTGAAAAGAAGCTTGGCAACAAGGCTCACTTCATTGTCACACCTCTAGCTTTTGTTCCAATGGGCCTGCTGAAGGATCAGGAGTTCTACAGGATCGATGAGATGATAACTTACGGCCAGTTTCTCCACCTGTACTACGCATGGAAGCACATGATGCACGAGGTCACCAAAGGGCTTCCGGCAGTCATGAGAGGCAATCCTTTCCTTATCCCGTTCTATCCTCTGGCCTGCTTGGGGACGCGCATCGTCATAAGGCAGATCGAGAAATGGGGTAAGGAAAAGGGCTACGAGGTGAAGGAGCTCGAGCCGTTAGATGTGCGCATCGAGGTGGAAGAGCACCGCTGGTACAGCACACCGAGCCTTGCTGAGGCGTATTAGACCCTTATCTCCACTTTTCTTCATTTCAATAAACCTTATTTGGGTCTTGTTTGAGGTAATAATTGCATAAAAAGTTTCAACTTTCGCTTTTTTTCAGGCAGGATGCATAATATGCTGAACTCTCAAGTGATCATTAACGTTATGAAAGAAAGAGAGAAGGCTCATGGATAGAGCCTTGTTGGAGTCCTTGGGAACAAGGTTGCCCATCTAACGTGGTCAAGATTGAGAATCCATGCAACTACTCTTTCTACACCAAGCCCAAAGCCGCTGTGCGGAACTGAGCCGTATTTCCTCAAATCGAGATACCACTCGTAGTCCTTTGGATCCATGCCCTCCTCTAAAATACGCTGCACAAGCTTGTCGTAATCGTCTTCTCTCTGTGAACCACCAATTATTTCACCATATCCTTCAGGTGCAAGCATATCAGCCGCTAAGACCTTTCTTGGGTCTTCTGGATCTTCCTTCATGTAGAAGGCCTTGATATGCTTTGGATATCCGTAAACAAAGAATGGTCTGTCGAATTCTTCTGTTAAAACCCTCTCCTCATCAGCTCCCATGTCTTCGCCCCACTCTATCTGAACGCCCTTGCTCTGAAGTATGTCAATTGCTTCATCATAACTTATCCTCGGGAAAGGCGGCTCTGTGTTCTTCAAGGTTGTGAGATCTTTTCTATACATTTCTATTTCTGATCTCCTCAACTCTAAGGTTCTCTGAACCATATAGCTAACGAGTTCTTCTTCAACCTTCATTATGTCCCAGAGATCCATCCATGCAGCCTCAAGCTCAAGGTGCCAGAACTCTGTCAAATGCCTCCTTGTTCTGCTCTTCTCTGCTCTAAACGAAGGGGTTAAGCTCCATACTTTTTCAAGGCCAAAGATTGCAGCTTCAAGGTAAAGTTGAGCAGATTGACTCAAGTAAGCAGTTTTGTCAAAGTATTTGAGCTTGAAGAGCGTAGCTCCACCTTCAACTGCCCCTGTAACTAATATTGGTGGAAATACCTCATACCAGCCGTCTTGAAGGAGCCATTCTCTCGCAGCTTGAATTAGAGTTGCCTTAACTTTCATTATTGCCGCTACTTTTGGAGATCTAAGGTGAAGATGCCTGACATCCAAGAGGAACTCTGGACTTGCGTCCTTGGTTATTGGGAAGAACTCGACGTTTTGAATTACCTCAATCTTATCGGCTTGAATTTCAACTCCTCCAGGGGCCCTTCTATCAGCCTTTACAACACCTTCAATTATCACGCTTGACTCTATTCCGGTTTTCTTTGCAGTCTCGTAGGCTTCTTTGCTGAGCTCCTCTTTGAATACGGTTTGAATAATTCCGCTTGAGTCCCTGAGGACTATAAACACCTTGTCTTTAATTTCTCTCTTTCTATACACCCAACCAGCAAGTTTAACCCTTTGTCCTTCCATTTCAGGTTTAACTTGAGCACAGTAAATCTTGTCAATCATAACCATCACCTCACAACTTTTTGAAAGTTAAACTGAGGGTTTATTAAACTAACCATGCTACCTAAAGAAAAGGCACCCATCAATTTATCCACAGTGCTAACGCTTTAACTTTCAGTCTAAGCTCAATTAACATCGGCATCGTGCATCGAGTTTTCTTCAGATAATCATTATTTAAATTCTTTGCCCTTTTAATTGACAGAATGACAAAAAGCTTTAATACTTTATTAGCTGAAATTACTTTCCCCACTGGAGGTGAGAGGATGAGAGCAATAATTGCAAGGTACATTTTGGATATTAATGGGGTAAGGGAAAACATGGCAGTTTTAATAGAAGATAATAAAATCTACGACGTTATTCCAAAAGATAAACTCAAGGAATATGATATTGATGAAATTTTTGGCGGAGAAAACTATCTTCTAATTCCTGGACTTATTAATGCTCACACCCATGTGGCAATGGCAAAATTCAGAGGGGTTGGAGACGACTTACCTCTTGATAAGTGGCTGAATGAAGTTATTTGGCCCATGGAAAAAGAGTGGACGCCAGAAGAAATCCATAAATGGGCACTTATTGGAATTGCAGAGGCTATTGCCAATGGCTCGACAGTAATCAATGATCATTACTTCTTTGCAGATGAGATAGCCAAAGCAGCTCAAAAGCTTGGCATCAGAGCGTTCATTGGGCAGACCATGATGGATTTAGTTGAATTTCCAATTGCAGAACCAGAGGAGGGGTTTAAGTTTTTCAAGAGATGGAAAGACAGAGATGAACTTGTTAAACCAGTATTAGCTCCACATGCTACTGATACGGTTTCTCTCGACCTTTTAAAAGAAACCAAAGAGTTTTCTGAAAAAGAAAAGGCATTAATTCATATGCATATTTCCCAGAGTAAAGAAGAAGTTTTTAGGGTCAAACAGAGAGAAGGGGTCTTGCCAGTTGAATACCTCAAAAAAGCTGGAGTCTTAAATGAGAACTTTATCGGCGTTCATGGCGTCTATCTGAGTGAGAGAGAAGTTGGGCTTTATGCGAAAAGTGGAGCAACGTTAGTGCATTGTGCAGTCAGTTTGGCAAAGCTCGAAGGGAGTGTCGCACCAATAATTGATTTATGGGAAAAGGGAGGCAACATTGCACTTGGAAACGACTGTGCGGCTTCAAATAATTCCCTCGATATGATTCAAGAGATGAAGTTTGCAGCAATACTGAATAAAGTTAAAGTCCAAAATCCTACTAAGGCTTCAGCGAAAGATGTATTCTACTGGGCAACAGTCGGAGGAGCAAAGGCATTAAAAATTAAAGCAGGATTGATAGAGAAAGAGTATCTTGCGGATTTAGTGCTAATTAACATCAACAAGCTCCACTTCACTCCAAAGACAAATCTGCTTTCACATCTGGTTTATTCCGCCAAGGGAAGCGATGTTGAGAAGGTTTTTGTAAATGGTGAGCTGATTTACGATAACGGTCGCTTTTCCAAGGTTAAAGTGAATGAAAATGTATTTAAATTTTAAAGTAGTTGAAAAAATATGGGGGAGCAATGTTTGGCAAGAAAAAAAAGAACAATAGAGTATCATGGGAATACCTCAAGAAGAGATATCCTGATGTAATTGAGGAGCTGAAAAGCCTGAGAAATTGGGACGAAGTAAAGTCATCAATTCCTGAAGCCGAAAGCATGGGAGATTATTCTATTGTGGCCTTACATGCAATATCTGCTCTTATCAGAGAGCTCAGAATTGAGAGAGAGTTGCTTGGGGAGAGAGTTGAAGTGCTCAATTCCAAACTTGAGTCTCTTAAAGCGGATAGTGAGAACACCATTAAGTCATTAAAGAAAGAAATTGAAGATTTAAAAAGTAGCATTGAGGAATTGGAAAAACGGACAATATTTCTCGATAGTGTGGAAAAGTTTGTCCCAAAGGTGAATGAATTAGAAGAAAAAATAGAAAGGTATCCCATGGAAATAGCAAACAGATTGGAGGAGAGGTACTCAAAGCAGATACTTGAAATGACAGAAGATATCATCAATCGGAGATTTAAAGAACTTGAGGATGATTTAAAGCGTGGTATCTTTGGCGTTAGCGTTGACTTAGCTAAAGTTCTAAAGGAGATACAAGAAAAGCATGAGTCTTTAATAAAGGAGAACATAAAGCTTAACGAACTGCTTAAAGAAAAAGACGCAAAAATTAAAGAGCTCACATACAAATTGTCCAAATTCCAAGAAACAGCAAAGAAAGTTGAGGACCTTAGTAAGAGACTAGATGAATATGAACAGTCCCTAGCCGAATTATCACAAATCAAGCAGGAATTAGCTAAGATCACGGGCGTCTATGAAGTAAAAGATGCCATAAAAATATTGAGGGAGGAGTTTGTACCAAAATCCAAAGTTGAGATGATAGCAAAAGAAATCAAGACGCTAATGGATTCACTCGAAAAAATTAAGAGAGAAAATGAAAAGCTGAAAAAAGAAAACGAACGGCTTAAAGAGGCTGTTAAAGCTCTGCTATCAAAGCAGGAAGAGACGACAGAATCAGAGGGATGACCTCTCTTGCAGTGAAAGGCGTGATATTCCTTCTTTTATCTTCCTGTTGACTAATGAGTCAGTATCCTTCAAATCCTGAAGTTTAGCTAGCACTATTTTTCTAAATCCCTTATTTTTGACTCCAAGCTCCACTAGAGTTTCCACCGTAGCAGCTCGGACAATGGGATCTTTGTCACACAGCAGGTTTAACAATTTTGGGAGAAACGGACTA of the Thermococcus sp. M39 genome contains:
- a CDS encoding radical SAM protein, which translates into the protein MTRVVLTTDETLTSTYHNVPLLDFLGCAPYDKLPKWVFYLLDSQLPDENGVLTQAPYGLRKVEAALLRDGFKRNEVVVAHPRKIGKFIGDDTTIVALYEMDPLGLGPVSMMFTNGGQWKNYTSIKFRELVERINRVREGKNLKFRLVVGGPGAWQLEFKRETKEKLKIDHVVIGEVDHVAGELFRDIESGNTDETIFIKGWPRVEEIPTIVAPSYKGLVEVMRGCGRGCRFCEPNLRVARYIPLEKIEEEIKLNVEAGIDHAWLHSEDIFLYKVEDKKNFYPNAEAVVELFEMARKYTRNVNPTHGAVAGALAVPGMIEEISHIVEAGPSHWVGIQVGFETAASELIGKYMNNKMKPFSPEEWPWVLLNGTYVFNKNYWFPAYTTILGLPGDTDDYEIMTAQLIVTMEKELEKKLGNKAHFIVTPLAFVPMGLLKDQEFYRIDEMITYGQFLHLYYAWKHMMHEVTKGLPAVMRGNPFLIPFYPLACLGTRIVIRQIEKWGKEKGYEVKELEPLDVRIEVEEHRWYSTPSLAEAY
- a CDS encoding amidohydrolase, coding for MRAIIARYILDINGVRENMAVLIEDNKIYDVIPKDKLKEYDIDEIFGGENYLLIPGLINAHTHVAMAKFRGVGDDLPLDKWLNEVIWPMEKEWTPEEIHKWALIGIAEAIANGSTVINDHYFFADEIAKAAQKLGIRAFIGQTMMDLVEFPIAEPEEGFKFFKRWKDRDELVKPVLAPHATDTVSLDLLKETKEFSEKEKALIHMHISQSKEEVFRVKQREGVLPVEYLKKAGVLNENFIGVHGVYLSEREVGLYAKSGATLVHCAVSLAKLEGSVAPIIDLWEKGGNIALGNDCAASNNSLDMIQEMKFAAILNKVKVQNPTKASAKDVFYWATVGGAKALKIKAGLIEKEYLADLVLININKLHFTPKTNLLSHLVYSAKGSDVEKVFVNGELIYDNGRFSKVKVNENVFKF
- the asnS gene encoding asparagine--tRNA ligase gives rise to the protein MIDKIYCAQVKPEMEGQRVKLAGWVYRKREIKDKVFIVLRDSSGIIQTVFKEELSKEAYETAKKTGIESSVIIEGVVKADRRAPGGVEIQADKIEVIQNVEFFPITKDASPEFLLDVRHLHLRSPKVAAIMKVKATLIQAAREWLLQDGWYEVFPPILVTGAVEGGATLFKLKYFDKTAYLSQSAQLYLEAAIFGLEKVWSLTPSFRAEKSRTRRHLTEFWHLELEAAWMDLWDIMKVEEELVSYMVQRTLELRRSEIEMYRKDLTTLKNTEPPFPRISYDEAIDILQSKGVQIEWGEDMGADEERVLTEEFDRPFFVYGYPKHIKAFYMKEDPEDPRKVLAADMLAPEGYGEIIGGSQREDDYDKLVQRILEEGMDPKDYEWYLDLRKYGSVPHSGFGLGVERVVAWILNLDHVRWATLFPRTPTRLYP
- a CDS encoding tyrosine--tRNA ligase; the protein is MDIEKKIELITRKPTEEVLTVENLRQLLEMGVPLQHYIGFEISGYIHLGTGLMAGAKIADFQKAGIKTRIFLADWHSWINDKLGGDLETIQKVALTYFKEGMKQSIKVMGGDPDKVEFVLASEILEKGDYWQTVIDISKNVTLSRVMRSITIMGRQMGEAIDFAKLIYPMMQVADIFYQGVNIAHAGMDQRKAHVIAIEVAEKLKYHPLVWEGKKYKPVAVHHHLLLGLQEPPKWPIESEEEFKEIKAQMKMSKSKPYSAVFIHDSPEEIRQKLRKAFCPAREVRYNPVLDWAEHIIFREEPTEFTIHRPAKFGGDVTYTTFEELKKDFAEGKLHPLDLKNAVAEYLIELLKPVREYFEKHPEPLELMKEVKITR
- a CDS encoding DEAD/DEAH box helicase; the protein is MSFEKLGLSENTLGADRRKGFSEPTDIQREVIPLFLRGDADIVGQSQTGTGKTASFALPLVDVINEYEREVQAIILTPTRELALQVTDEIKSLRGKKRIRVLSVYGGQPIGPQIRSLRKGAHIVVGTPGRVLDHIRRGTLRLDGIQYFILDEADRMLDMGFIDDIRAIFRETPRNKRVLMFSATMPREVLRLAKRYMKEYELIRTSSDEPVPELVEQEYIEVVPARKISVLKRILNSKFYGIIFCQTKRETRILAEKLARMGYSAEALNGDMSQRSRERTLMRFKRRKINILVATDVAARGIDVQDITHIVNYSLPQNAEMYIHRIGRTGRAGKRGKAITFIMPGEYRRLRYIESVAKVSIKKSKLQESIDKEKRRDSRKRY
- a CDS encoding transglutaminase-like domain-containing protein, which gives rise to MRLLKFMLSALIIALVFVSGCVQIETITQTERSTSESHPFTKPSATTSSTQTASTTIVLPQSNTTPSCSDPLWRYVLERAIPCALSKEELAKIKPLAEQLKGDSLQQSAWNILEWEKEHIQYDWEKASLPAPEIKIYSNGDFEIVRGKDNTIQTPYETIMKGKGVCTDYAILTAGLLLGMNYSPVYIFSINFTDSDVGHAVAVIKIEGWYFVLDQHPPAMDLGAYYRYWKENGKTISNATIYEITLVNGSAKVKNLGVVSGIEFLKQDYKFTDADAQAISGSLSSKLLKNFSNLRLDEKLQSLSQGTLPNGYSEGKVWTFRFEKFVEYYNPLFHEQLINYLYDSIVSDPEVRADLGQYSAFWIEIREEGENLKIILDIAKSR